A genomic window from Gossypium hirsutum isolate 1008001.06 chromosome D10, Gossypium_hirsutum_v2.1, whole genome shotgun sequence includes:
- the LOC121222296 gene encoding stem-specific protein TSJT1 isoform X2, whose translation MLAVFEKATGNPPEELRLPSVGLDSDGKGTREEILQTFRLLWPESTFYHLSNGNFMTLSHGAQSPLHPRSMVVMDDIFCIFIGTLVNICELRRHYGLSRQATEAMLVVEAYKVLRDRAPYPPDQVIKDLEGKFAFIIFDAKSGTLFVARDREGSIQLKWGMAGDGSLVLSDDPNTIEKACGKSSASFPPGCIFMNGNGLISIDHPLHKVKAIACQDDDGKICGVMFQVDLFTRLQSIPRNGSAANWADTAIVEGD comes from the exons ATGTTGGCGGTTTTTGAGAAAGCAACAGGAAATCCACCGGAGGAGCTCAGGCTTCCTTCAGTTGGATTGGATTCTGACGGTAAGGGAACTCGAGAAGAAATCTTGCAGACTTTCAGGTTGCTGTGGCCAGAGTCGACCTTTTACCACCTTTCAAATGGAAATTTCATGACACTGTCACATGGAGCTCAGAGTCCTTTGCATCCAAG GTCCATGGTTGTCATGGATGACATCTTCTGCATCTTTATTGGGACTCTTGTGAACATTTGCGAACTCAGGCGACATTACGGCTTGTCCAGACAAGCAACAGAAGCCATGCTTGTGGTTGAAGCTTACAAGGTTCTTCGAGACCGAGCTCCATATCCACCCGACCAAGTCATTAAAGATCTTGAAGGAAAATTTGCTTTCATTATTTTCGATGCTAAATCTGGTACCCTCTTTGTGGCCAGA GACCGTGAAGGAAGCATTCAACTTAAATGGGGAATGGCTGGAGATGGCTCCCTGGTATTATCAGATGATCCAAACACCATAGAAAAGGCTTGTGGAAAATCCTCTGCTTCGTTTCCTCCAG GCTGCATTTTCATGAATGGCAATGGCCTTATAAGCATTGATCATCCACTCCATAAGGTAAAAGCAATAGCTTGTCAAGATGACGATGGGAAAATCTGCGGAGTGATGTTTCAAGTCGACTTGTTTACGAGACTCCAAAGCATTCCTCGTAATGGCAGTGCCGCGAATTGGGCAGATACTGCCATCGTCGAGGGAGACTGA
- the LOC121222295 gene encoding endonuclease MutS2 isoform X2, with protein sequence MQLSTYFLSLQNPPSLSYRHRLCHHSLSKRPFRHKLICSLANSADQRSSELVTTLQSETLKTLEWPSLCNYLSPFTSTSMAFSLTKAAAIPVGQSREESQKLLDQTTSALHALEALKSEPLDLSVIEDVSEILHSAASGQVLTVRELCRVRRMLGAARAVSEKLAAIAEGGSLERYTPLLEILQGCNFQLELERKIGFCIDCSLSTILGRASEELELIREERKRNMENLDSLLKEVSVSIFQAGGIDKPLITKRRSRMCVGVKATHKYLLPGGVVLNVSSSGATYFMEPKEAVELNNMEVKLSNSEKAEEMAILSLLTSEIAESEAEIKYLLDRLIEVDLAFARAAYAQWVNGVCPILSSKESEMLISNGADNALSIDIEGMQHPLLLGSFLSNSTDFITSNSMGPSVLGNKSGEMTPIKSSKVVSNFPIPIDIKVQCGTRVVIISGPNTGGKTASMKTLGLASIMSKAGMYLPAKKQPRLPWFDLVLADIGDSQSLEQSLSTFSGHISQICEILEVASKESLVLIDEIGSGTDPSEGVALSTSILQYLKNRVNLAFVTTHYADLSRLKEMDPQYENAAMEFSLETLQPTYQILWGRTGDSNALTIAKSIGFDGNIIERAKMWVESLMPEKQQERKVVLQQSLMEERNRLEAQFKRAESLHAEIMKLYHEE encoded by the exons ATGCAACTCTCCACTTATTTCCTTTCCCTCCAAAACCCTCCGTCTCTCTCGTACCGCCACCGTCTCTGCCACCACTCTCTCTCAAAAAGACCCTTTCGGCACAAACTCATCTGCTCGCTCGCCAACTCAGCCGATCAACGCTCATCTGAACTCGTCACCACTCTCCAGAGCGAAACCCTAAAAACCTTAGAATGGCCTTCCCTTTGCAATTACCTTTCTCCCTTCACATCTACTTCCATGGCCTTCTCCCTCACCAAAGCTGCCGCAATTCCCGTGGGTCAATCGCGGGAAGAGTCCCAGAAGCTTCTCGACCAAACCACTTCCGCTTTGCACGCCTTGGAGGCCTTGAAGTCGGAACCGTTGGATCTCTCTGTAATCGAAGACGTCTCGGAGATCCTTCATTCCGCGGCTTCAGGACAGGTGCTAACAGTAAGGGAGCTTTGCAGAGTTCGTAGGATGCTCGGTGCCGCGAGAGCTGTCTCGGAGAAGTTGGCAGCTATCGCTGAAGGTGGTTCTTTGGAGAG GTACACTCCATTACTTGAAATACTTCAAGGTTGCAATTTTCAGTTGGAGTTGGAGCGAAAGATAGGATTTTGCATAGACTGCAGCCTTTCAACTATCCTTGGTAGAGCAAGTGAAGAATTGGAGCTTATTAGAGAAGAAAGGAAGAGGAACATGGAAAATCTGGATTCTCTGTTGAAAGAAGTATCAGTTAGTATATTTCAGGCCGGAGGCATTGATAAACCTTTAATAACCAAGAGGCGGTCAAGGATGTGTGTGGGTGTCAAGGCTACCCATAAATATCTACTTCCAGGTGGTGTGGTTCTAAATGTTAGCAGTTCCGGCGCAACATACTTTATGGAGCCCAAAGAAGCAGTTGAGTTGAACAACATGGAAGTAAAGCTTTCAAATTCTGAAAAAGCTGAAGAAATGGCTATCCTAAGCCTGCTTACATCTGAAATAGCAGAATCAGAAGCTGAGATAAAGTATTTGTTGGATAGACTTATAGAAGTTGATCTTGCTTTTGCTAGAGCTGCATATGCTCAGTGGGTGAATGGTGTCTGTCCAATTTTAAGTTCAAAGGAATCTGAAATGTTAATTTCTAATGGCGCAGATAATGCTTTGTCAATAGATATTGAAGGGATGCAACATCCGCTTCTCCTTGGGTCTTTTCTAAGTAATTCCACAGATTTTATCACATCCAACTCTATGGGTCCGTCTGTTTTGGGCAATAAAAGTGGTGAAATGACTCCTATAAAGTCTTCAAAAGTTGTATCCAACTTTCCCATTCCTATAGATATTAAAGTTCAATGTGGAACGAGGGTGGTCATTATTTCAGGACCCAATACAGGAGGTAAAACTGCTTCAATGAAAACTTTGGGATTGGCATCTATTATGTCAAAGGCGGGCATGTATTTGCCTGCTAAGAAGCAGCCAAGACTTCCATGGTTTGATCTTGTTCTTGCAGATATCGGGGACAGCCAG TCTTTGGAACAAAGTCTTTCAACATTTAGCGGGCATATATCACAAATTTGTGAGATCTTGGAAGTAGCCTCAAAAGAATCACTTGTCCTCATTGACGAAATTGGTAGTGGAACTGATCCTTCAGAAGGTGTGGCTCTATCCACCAGTATCTTACAATATCTAAAGAATCGCGTTAATTTAGCTTTTGTGACAACTCATTATGCGGATTTAAGTCGCCTTAAGGAAATGGACCCTCAGTATGAGAATGCAGCCATGGAATTTTCTTTGGAGACCTTACAACCCACTTACCAGATACTCTGGGGTAGAACTGGTGATTCCAATGCATTGACTATTGCTAAATCAATTGGTTTTGATGGAAATATAATTGAACGAGCAAAGATGTGGGTTGAGAGTCTAATGCCAGAAAAGCAGCAGGAGCGCAAAGTTGTGCTGCAACAATCGCTAATGGAGGAAAGGAACAGATTGGAAGCTCAGTTCAAAAGAGCTGAATCTCTTCATGCAGAAATTATGAAACTTTATCACGAG GAGTGA
- the LOC121222296 gene encoding stem-specific protein TSJT1 isoform X1: protein MLAVFEKATGNPPEELRLPSVGLDSDGKGTREEILQTFRLLWPESTFYHLSNGNFMTLSHGAQSPLHPSRSMVVMDDIFCIFIGTLVNICELRRHYGLSRQATEAMLVVEAYKVLRDRAPYPPDQVIKDLEGKFAFIIFDAKSGTLFVARDREGSIQLKWGMAGDGSLVLSDDPNTIEKACGKSSASFPPGCIFMNGNGLISIDHPLHKVKAIACQDDDGKICGVMFQVDLFTRLQSIPRNGSAANWADTAIVEGD from the exons ATGTTGGCGGTTTTTGAGAAAGCAACAGGAAATCCACCGGAGGAGCTCAGGCTTCCTTCAGTTGGATTGGATTCTGACGGTAAGGGAACTCGAGAAGAAATCTTGCAGACTTTCAGGTTGCTGTGGCCAGAGTCGACCTTTTACCACCTTTCAAATGGAAATTTCATGACACTGTCACATGGAGCTCAGAGTCCTTTGCATCCAAG CAGGTCCATGGTTGTCATGGATGACATCTTCTGCATCTTTATTGGGACTCTTGTGAACATTTGCGAACTCAGGCGACATTACGGCTTGTCCAGACAAGCAACAGAAGCCATGCTTGTGGTTGAAGCTTACAAGGTTCTTCGAGACCGAGCTCCATATCCACCCGACCAAGTCATTAAAGATCTTGAAGGAAAATTTGCTTTCATTATTTTCGATGCTAAATCTGGTACCCTCTTTGTGGCCAGA GACCGTGAAGGAAGCATTCAACTTAAATGGGGAATGGCTGGAGATGGCTCCCTGGTATTATCAGATGATCCAAACACCATAGAAAAGGCTTGTGGAAAATCCTCTGCTTCGTTTCCTCCAG GCTGCATTTTCATGAATGGCAATGGCCTTATAAGCATTGATCATCCACTCCATAAGGTAAAAGCAATAGCTTGTCAAGATGACGATGGGAAAATCTGCGGAGTGATGTTTCAAGTCGACTTGTTTACGAGACTCCAAAGCATTCCTCGTAATGGCAGTGCCGCGAATTGGGCAGATACTGCCATCGTCGAGGGAGACTGA
- the LOC121222295 gene encoding endonuclease MutS2 isoform X1: MQLSTYFLSLQNPPSLSYRHRLCHHSLSKRPFRHKLICSLANSADQRSSELVTTLQSETLKTLEWPSLCNYLSPFTSTSMAFSLTKAAAIPVGQSREESQKLLDQTTSALHALEALKSEPLDLSVIEDVSEILHSAASGQVLTVRELCRVRRMLGAARAVSEKLAAIAEGGSLERYTPLLEILQGCNFQLELERKIGFCIDCSLSTILGRASEELELIREERKRNMENLDSLLKEVSVSIFQAGGIDKPLITKRRSRMCVGVKATHKYLLPGGVVLNVSSSGATYFMEPKEAVELNNMEVKLSNSEKAEEMAILSLLTSEIAESEAEIKYLLDRLIEVDLAFARAAYAQWVNGVCPILSSKESEMLISNGADNALSIDIEGMQHPLLLGSFLSNSTDFITSNSMGPSVLGNKSGEMTPIKSSKVVSNFPIPIDIKVQCGTRVVIISGPNTGGKTASMKTLGLASIMSKAGMYLPAKKQPRLPWFDLVLADIGDSQSLEQSLSTFSGHISQICEILEVASKESLVLIDEIGSGTDPSEGVALSTSILQYLKNRVNLAFVTTHYADLSRLKEMDPQYENAAMEFSLETLQPTYQILWGRTGDSNALTIAKSIGFDGNIIERAKMWVESLMPEKQQERKVVLQQSLMEERNRLEAQFKRAESLHAEIMKLYHEVRSEAENLEERERALRVKETQKVEQELNAAKSQIETVVQEFENQLQTANSEEFNSLVKKSESAINSILKAHQPGDSFSFTETDTSSYQPVSGEQVHLKGLGNKLATVVAASEDDDTVLVQYGKIRVRVEKSNVRPISSSQRNNVISSRQSFERQGEQSREVPSNSDATESGAITYGPLIQTSKNTVDLRGMRVEEAEIQLDMAISARGSNSVLFIVHGMGTGVIKERALEMLRNHPRVMKYEQENPLNYGCTVAYIK; encoded by the exons ATGCAACTCTCCACTTATTTCCTTTCCCTCCAAAACCCTCCGTCTCTCTCGTACCGCCACCGTCTCTGCCACCACTCTCTCTCAAAAAGACCCTTTCGGCACAAACTCATCTGCTCGCTCGCCAACTCAGCCGATCAACGCTCATCTGAACTCGTCACCACTCTCCAGAGCGAAACCCTAAAAACCTTAGAATGGCCTTCCCTTTGCAATTACCTTTCTCCCTTCACATCTACTTCCATGGCCTTCTCCCTCACCAAAGCTGCCGCAATTCCCGTGGGTCAATCGCGGGAAGAGTCCCAGAAGCTTCTCGACCAAACCACTTCCGCTTTGCACGCCTTGGAGGCCTTGAAGTCGGAACCGTTGGATCTCTCTGTAATCGAAGACGTCTCGGAGATCCTTCATTCCGCGGCTTCAGGACAGGTGCTAACAGTAAGGGAGCTTTGCAGAGTTCGTAGGATGCTCGGTGCCGCGAGAGCTGTCTCGGAGAAGTTGGCAGCTATCGCTGAAGGTGGTTCTTTGGAGAG GTACACTCCATTACTTGAAATACTTCAAGGTTGCAATTTTCAGTTGGAGTTGGAGCGAAAGATAGGATTTTGCATAGACTGCAGCCTTTCAACTATCCTTGGTAGAGCAAGTGAAGAATTGGAGCTTATTAGAGAAGAAAGGAAGAGGAACATGGAAAATCTGGATTCTCTGTTGAAAGAAGTATCAGTTAGTATATTTCAGGCCGGAGGCATTGATAAACCTTTAATAACCAAGAGGCGGTCAAGGATGTGTGTGGGTGTCAAGGCTACCCATAAATATCTACTTCCAGGTGGTGTGGTTCTAAATGTTAGCAGTTCCGGCGCAACATACTTTATGGAGCCCAAAGAAGCAGTTGAGTTGAACAACATGGAAGTAAAGCTTTCAAATTCTGAAAAAGCTGAAGAAATGGCTATCCTAAGCCTGCTTACATCTGAAATAGCAGAATCAGAAGCTGAGATAAAGTATTTGTTGGATAGACTTATAGAAGTTGATCTTGCTTTTGCTAGAGCTGCATATGCTCAGTGGGTGAATGGTGTCTGTCCAATTTTAAGTTCAAAGGAATCTGAAATGTTAATTTCTAATGGCGCAGATAATGCTTTGTCAATAGATATTGAAGGGATGCAACATCCGCTTCTCCTTGGGTCTTTTCTAAGTAATTCCACAGATTTTATCACATCCAACTCTATGGGTCCGTCTGTTTTGGGCAATAAAAGTGGTGAAATGACTCCTATAAAGTCTTCAAAAGTTGTATCCAACTTTCCCATTCCTATAGATATTAAAGTTCAATGTGGAACGAGGGTGGTCATTATTTCAGGACCCAATACAGGAGGTAAAACTGCTTCAATGAAAACTTTGGGATTGGCATCTATTATGTCAAAGGCGGGCATGTATTTGCCTGCTAAGAAGCAGCCAAGACTTCCATGGTTTGATCTTGTTCTTGCAGATATCGGGGACAGCCAG TCTTTGGAACAAAGTCTTTCAACATTTAGCGGGCATATATCACAAATTTGTGAGATCTTGGAAGTAGCCTCAAAAGAATCACTTGTCCTCATTGACGAAATTGGTAGTGGAACTGATCCTTCAGAAGGTGTGGCTCTATCCACCAGTATCTTACAATATCTAAAGAATCGCGTTAATTTAGCTTTTGTGACAACTCATTATGCGGATTTAAGTCGCCTTAAGGAAATGGACCCTCAGTATGAGAATGCAGCCATGGAATTTTCTTTGGAGACCTTACAACCCACTTACCAGATACTCTGGGGTAGAACTGGTGATTCCAATGCATTGACTATTGCTAAATCAATTGGTTTTGATGGAAATATAATTGAACGAGCAAAGATGTGGGTTGAGAGTCTAATGCCAGAAAAGCAGCAGGAGCGCAAAGTTGTGCTGCAACAATCGCTAATGGAGGAAAGGAACAGATTGGAAGCTCAGTTCAAAAGAGCTGAATCTCTTCATGCAGAAATTATGAAACTTTATCACGAG GTTAGGAGTGAGGCAGAAAATCTTGAAGAGCGTGAGAGAGCTCTCAGGGTGAAGGAAACCCAAAAGGTTGAACAAGAACTAAATGCTGCAAAATCCCAAATTGAAACTGTAGTACAGGAATTTGAGAATCAGCTCCAAACTGCTAATTCTGAGGAGTTCAATTCGTTGGTTAAAAAATCGGAATCTGCGATTAACTCCATTCTAAAAGCTCATCAACCTGGTGACAGTTTCTCTTTTACTGAAACAGATACAAGTTCATATCAACCTGTGTCTGGTGAGCAAGTCCATTTAAAGGGACTGGGCAACAAGTTAGCTACTGTTGTTGCAGCATCTGAGGATGATGACACTGTTCTAGTCCAATATGGTAAAATTAGGGTCCGTGTTGAGAAGAGTAATGTTAGACCAATTTCAAGTAGCCAACGGAATAATGTGATCAGCTCTCGGCAGAGTTTTGAAAGACAG GGAGAACAGAGCAGAGAGGTCCCCAGTAATTCAGATGCTACAGAAAGTGGTGCAATTACTTATGGCCCATTAATTCAGACATCAAAGAACACTGTAGATCTCCGCGGTATGCGAGTGGAAGAGGCTGAAATCCAACTTGACATGGCTATCTCAGCAAGAGGATCAAATTCAGTTCTCTTCATTGTGCACGGCATGGGCACTGGTGTCATTAAGGAGCGAGCACTGGAAATGTTAAGAAATCACCCACGCGTGATGAAGTATGAACAGGAAAATCCATTGAATTATGGTTGTACAGTTGCTTATATCAAGTAA